A region of the Silene latifolia isolate original U9 population chromosome 9, ASM4854445v1, whole genome shotgun sequence genome:
CCTGACAAGTCTccagatcgacatcacccttgcaGTAAAACAGCGCGTAGACTTGGTCCTCGCCTGCACCTTTAGTGACATTTGAGAACACAACCGAGGAGGTGTTGGTAAGGAGTTGGGAAAAGGAGTCATTTAGACTGGCTTCAAACGCGCTGCCTGAAATGTCGGAGGAGTTCTCTGGGCACTCGGTTCTCCTCCAATGAAGACTATTACTATCAGACGAAGTCGCTCCATAGATAGATGACAGTATCAGGGCAAGGATCAGTAACACCATCAGAAGATTCAGAACAGATTTATTTATCAACCGAGGCATCAACATAATTCAACTAAAActataaaacaaacaaaaaatatCTTTCAATTCATACAGCAGCATTACTCCAGTGCTTCAATGGCTTCCGCAACTCTACCGAGGAAATTCAGAAAACCATCAGAATTCAACTcatcagtttttttttttaaatatttatttgacaACTTGGAAGCTTAGAATTTATGGAATTAAGCAACTTGAGGTGTGCATTGCTGTTCTGGTGTTATCAAGAATACAGAAGACTTCAGGTTGTAATTTTTTAATGTTTATATCCTGGAATTTGACATTGTGTTTAAAATAATGTTTAATAGAGTAAAAAATTGTGATTAGTCACCCTAATGACCTGCCAAAAGAGTTGGGGAGGGAATCTCAGTGACATAGTATAAGATCAGTCAAAATTATTCTGACATAGTTTAATGTATACCTATTTTGACTGTTTCTCCTAGCAGAAGCTTTTCCTTTTTTAGCATCTACTTCTGCTAATCTATAAATTCCGTACCGGAGATACGGGTGATTAAGAATCGATAAAATGTAAAATGTAAAATGTGAAATGTGAAATTTcatttaagaccgtcttaagctTAGGAACAATAATATTGGGAATGGAATAGGAATGCAAATACAGTAACTCTTTATCAGTTCTTGGAGAAACAAAGTTTTGGTGCCTTGACAATGAGTTGTAGTTAAGCCGGGTCAAACTGGATCCAGAACCAAATATGTGATCCAAACACTAAATCCATGTCCGATTTGAAATTAATATCCTAAGattttttatcattttggtgaccTAATTTTGGAAATTTAAGTATATATTCACTAAATCGTTATGTTATACGAGATTACGAGTACCCTTATATCACCAAAATGGTAAAATTAAGCAAAATTACTGAAGTAATTAATTTCAAATACCGTCAAATCACCAATATGAATTTCAAAACTCAAGTGATCATACCGGAAATTTATCCAATCTCAATACTGAACAGGAATTAGCCAAACCTCAGGCAAAAGCTTCCTAATTAAAATGAAGAGTTATGTGCAGAGAAACACTATTGAACACCACTTCAACCCTTAGATATCAATCACTGCTCAGTAATCCAGACGTTAACAACACCGGGAAACTTTAACAGAATATTCATATGGAAAACGTATAAATTACTGCAAATTGACAGTTCGAAGACATTCTGTTAAAAGAGTAAGGGCTCGAGAATTTTACAATGACTAAGGTGAAAACTGTAACAAGTTTGTTCTCTAATTTAAAGTAGCTTTTTCCTTTCAAAAAAGGTTTTCAAGTGCCATACTAGCAAGCCCGCCACTGACAAGTTAACAACGATTGAAAGGAAACTGAGCCAATACATTCTCGAGTTTGTTGTTCTGTTCAAGTTTTGCATCTCTTCTTCCCTGGAATCAACAATGGTGATAACATGAGTTAGAAACAACATACTACCTATTAGTACCCCCGTCATCCCATTTATATTGTCCTAATTCGGTTTTGGTGGGAAAATGATGTCCACTTTAAATTGGTAGTTATTTTCTCataatatatactccctctgtcccggtcatttgttgtccttttccatattggggtgtctcagtcatttgttgtcctttctattttaagaatgaacttgatgagcaatttgatcattcccactcaatttgttccacttgtcatttagtaattggttcattcctctttccttggtctttgtgccaaaaacaaaggacaacaattgaccgggatggagggagtatggaGTAATAGCCAACTTTGATAAACAATGTTGGGAAAAATTGATGCTTAAATCAGTTGACTATCAAAGCCGGTTATAAATTCAAGACGGAGTTGTCTATAATGTATCAATTTCACACAAGAAAGAGGAACTCACCTATCACGAAGGTAGAACATTTCCTCGTGAATTGAGTTGACAGTATCCAGCAGCTTCTTCAACTCCAGTTCCATAAGCTggtcaacaacaaaaaaaaacaataactTAAGGCACTATTCTTTTCAACTGATTTCGTTGAAGAAACTAAGTAGCATTGTGCTGTAACTCATTATCGGCATAAGTTTACAGGGCTCCAACCGCCTCCAATCTTAGACTTATAGAGAAGTATAAGACACGATAGACAAGATCTATGTACTGACACACAAATTATCATGTGTCAAAAACATTACTGAAAGTTCTAAGATTACCAGTTCCAAGCCAAATTGAAAGCGTGATAAATAGAGTAATTTTCATTTGTCATGTGAGAAAACAGTGCTTTAATTACGCCATGACAAAGATAAGAGAAAGCAACCATTAGAAAATATAGCTTCCCATTCAAAACATAAAAACTCATTTCATAAAACTCATTGTCCCCAACCCCACATGTCGGGTACAGATCTGAGTGTGGCGCCCGACATTGAAGCCCTTTCTCTTATGAAACCAAGATAATCTATTTTTAGTTTACATCTTGGTCAATCATTTAAAACTAGCTAAGTTATTTTAATACCTGATCACCACCTTGTGGATCCCCAACATTTTAACCATTGTTTGGCTTTTTAATGTGATTGGAAAAGAAAGGAACGGGAAGAAAATATGAGAAGAGAAAGTAAGAAAAAGGTGCTTTTAACTTCTCTAAATCTCACTGATTTGGGAAGAAAACTAGCAATTTAATGAAAGTAAATTCCTTCAACTTCCTTTCCTTTATTGTCAATTCAGAGCTATACAAGCACAATGTAGAAAAAGAGTCGAGTTTCTCTCCTTTTTTTCCTACCCACCAAATCCATTTAGGCAACCAAACAGTCAATCTAAAATCATTCCAAAGAAGATCACATTAGTAGAGCAAGAATTTACGAAAGAACTGAACTTTCAGCTCACGTTACGATTTAAACTACTCTGTATCTGTACAAAAGACAACATAAAATAATGTAGCAAAAACTAACTTACATCGATAGAGCCCTTTTTAGCAACACTCCCCCAATCCTTAGCAGCAACACCAGTCTTCCAATCAAAATCAAGAGTTACTGTTACTGGTGGGTTATGCTccacaatccaaaaacatgtcATGTAATCGCCCGCTTCCGCTGTTGTAAACGCAAACTGACCAGCGTCCACTTTATCCGCGGTATGAAGATTACTTCCATATGGCGATGTGACCTGCACATTCAGTTCAACTCCCTCAGATTAAACACAAATTCTCGAATATTTACTACTCTATTACAGATTTTGCAGGTTagtgggtaaatgggtaaattCTAACTTAAATGGATTAGTGCCACACTAAAATCACATAAAATGGTCAAGAGACTTAATGCAGATAAAATATTCTGATCCCCAAAGCTAAAGCGAGAGGCCAATTTTTAAGGTTTTGTGTAGATGTTATAACTTAGAGCTTCTTGGGATGGAGGTACTTGTTACTAAGGTAATAAAACTCATATAAACTCGAAAATGGAGGAAAGTGACGGTGGTGGAAGATAGAAATAGGGGAGAGCGTGTATAGTTGCTCCATTAACCTGGAATAATCACCCACCTTCCCCAAAAGTAATGTATTAACTGCGTAATGATTCCTCCCTTACCTCTTATTTCCATCATCCGCAACCACCATAAACAACCAATCTCCTCCTATTTCTTCTTGTTTTAAGCTCTATTACTCGTAATAGTTACCTCCACAAACCTCTATCATCAAAAGTTAAACCTCAACTAATTCCCGAAAACCTTTGGTTAAACGACCTCAAACCAGACAATCTTTACAATTTCGAAGCCAATTTACCAAAAAATCCTGATAAATTCCGGAAGAGGGGACATTCACATAAGCAAGTTTGTTAGTTATTGAATTATTCTCTCGACTAATACAATATGACCAATATATATAGTAATCTTCCTACTTTATCGATATCATTCcataacaataacaatgatatACTCCCCCGTCCCGGTCAGTTgttatcctttggttttggcacaaagaccaaggaaagaggaagaattactaagtgacaagtggaacaaattgagtgtgaatgatcaaattgttcatcaagttcattcttaaaatagaaagaacaacaacTCACAcagacaccccaatatggaaaaggataacaaataaccgggacagagggagtataattcTTTACGATCATATGTCGATCTCGACATATCCTGCCACCATAACATCACCACCAAAACCTTAAAACCTCCCTCATCCCCACAATAACTTCAAAACTTCTTTCGAGCTACCGAAGCAAGTCCTCAGAGTTGCCTAACCTAACAAATTCCAGAGATCATATTCTAAGCCTCAAGTAAAGTCGTAAATTATAACAATATCAAACTAATACGGACAACCTATTTCATCCTTTTGAAAAATAGATGCGAGTTAAAGCCACCGACTTTCAAAACACAAGAATGTCCAACCAATGCCATAAAGTCCGCAACTTTATTGACCTCACGGAAGCAATGTTTAACTACCACTTCGTCATCAAAAAATATAAGGTGCCGGGCATCTAAACATAATAAAAAAGAAATAGAAATACAACTTCGTAacataaaattacacaaattcttatttaagacgggtaTATTAAATATAACGGTAACAAAGAAAGTTACCCGAACAGTAAATTTGTAGGCGTCGGATAAAGGAGTGCCTTCATTAGGATTAACGATGTGATATTTACCGACAGTCATAGAATTACTCTTGATATCTTCGGAGATGCATTTAGTATGAGTTGATTTTAGATCGAATCTAAGGGATTGGGTTAATTGTATAAACCCTAGAATTAACAAAATTGGTACTAATTTGAAGCAAACCATGGGTTTAATTTAGGTTTAAAGTGGGGTAATTTGGGATtagttgattttgattttgattagtGAATTTCTGGGTTTTTAATTGAGATTTAACAGAGAGTTGTGAGATTGAAGAAAGAGAGACGGGAAGAGTTGTTGAGTTATGGAGTGTTTATATGTCATGTCATTGGAGCTGATGTGGGAGTTTCTTATTGGATGAGATTAGACTTGGCAAACGGGTTAACCTGGTCCGGATCGGGCCGAGTCTGATCCGGTAAACAAGCTTCGGGTTGAATCGAGTCGGCTGGATCAATTCGTGATTTCGGGTTCGAGGCATTTTTGGGTTGATTATCGTAAAGTGTTATAGGGATAACGATCGATTTTCAACAATAAACATTCGAGTTTAGTTAAATTCGGATCCTGAGTTTTCGTGTCAGGTCGGGtacgggtcgggtacgggtcagTTCTAAATTCGGAAGAGTAATAACGATGTATTAGAATTCGGAAGAGTAATGACAATGACGCTACTCTGTGTATGTATGATTGTATATACAGTTAGTCTTCCATAAGACTGAGGTATCCATCTTAACATTAATACGGGGTCAATGACAcatcttaagtttaagacggatacaATCGCCGTAAACAAGAATTTTGTGATGGAAAGGGTATTAACTGGTATAAACTGAGGTTGGAAGAGAGGTAGATATTGTAAACGGGTTAATTCGGGCCGGGTCAGTTTTGGATGGCAACTTGCAAGAGGTCGGGATAGGCCAGAGCTTTTCTGGTTCAAGTCATTTTCGATATTCATGAATAATATTCACGTTGCAACAATAAATATTCGGGTCAAGATCAATTTGGATTCGGGTCAAGCTCGGGGCTTGAGTTCGGTATCGAGTCAGGTATAGATTGGGTTATTCGGGTCGGGTTAGTTTTGTCGGGTCCAAATAGAATcataaatctataaatattattaaaaggctagacattaaacgccacgtagacaaatgtgacatggcaacaATTAATTGTGACGTGGCAAAATATAGTGCACGTGGAAATACTAGCATAGTAGTACACATGAAAAAAATTATCAATTCCACATTTAAAAGTTACTCTCataatctataaaatattattaaaaggctagcctaaaaatgtcacgtagacaatgccacatgggatgaaaaaaagccacgtataCAATAACAAtttgacttggcaaactaatataacatggattaccaatttattattatattgcattaatttaactcacttatttcctttaaaaatctatccatattccattaactttaaacttaattaactaaaaaaaactacaataaaaaatatggattaactataagttaataatttcaagatatttcatatggagtagtattacatgtattcgaaataaaaaattgaatacataagaaattaagaacgaagaagaataaatgaagttaaaaataaaaaataaaaaaactgtattgtcactaattcactactttttttttgaaaggcactaattcactattgctgttactataaaaaaaatatattataactttgttgtatatagaagatgttttacaaaactaattaatcgaCAAATAAGTATTAAAGATcacataaaatattttcttaggaaaatataaaatatatggaaaagaaaatatttattaatttaagtaatttacaaacaaattctgtaaatacttaaatgaaattaaacaataataatagaaatttaaaagggtagtaatatcatgtatttagttcatgaaataatttcacgtaaaggataaggttttgtaaaaaaaaaatgcattgtttagcaatatatttagtaagtaaaactaaaataattatatttataattttgtgttcatggtgaatttaaatgagaccttctccattccacttaaattatttaatttatacaatattattaaaagggtactTAAAGCATTTAAGtttaatccacgtgtaattttctattggttagtaataattcacttatattaattacttgattatttAACTAGAAATAATCTCTAAATATAATGTGTTACTTATAAatactaacaaaataaaaaatattaattgcaaacacaaaaaaataaattattacaaactctttattttcctctcataaatttgtatcaacctacctattcatttaacttttatttatttttatttaatagATTGTCTTttgtttttcctcacaattattatactttgtatttattttaccataatttttttttatcccCCCCTTAGTTCACaaacattcttcttctctcaaataaattcctgaaattaattagataattaattacaaaatttttcttatataaatattacaacaatcctatttttcatttttatctaaaaagttggtaggtaaagtatgcatatatataaccaaatgaattatttaacttttttttttttattatattttgaattaattaatatttataatcttatttagttcttatttttttgtttgtattgaaattgcaggaggatgacatactcaaATATTAataacattgcatgaaatctagaaataatggttatggaacatctttgtaattttcttttgacttgaatattgttaaaaggctacttaaaacatttaatttttaatccacgtgtaagttttctattggttaataataattcacTTATATTACTTTCTTTATTATCTAACTAGAAGTAATCTCTAGATATCATGTGTTATATGCATATAGatactaacaaaataaaaaatattagttgcaaacgacaaattaatacaaaccttttattttcctctcttaAACTTGGTATCAATATACCTATTCATtcaacttttatttattttatttaatagaaGGTCTTTTTGTTTTTACTCATAATtaatatactttgtatttattttacCATAATTTGTTATCTCCCCCTTAGTTCACAAAACCTTCTTCTTCTCTCGAATAAATTCTAGAAATTGATtagataattaattacaaaaatttccttatatatatattacaacaatcctataaatcatttttattcaaaaagtTGATAGGTAAAGTATGCATTTTTAACCAaatgaattatttaacttttttattcttattatgttttgaattaattaataattataattttatttagttattattttGGTGTTTGTATTGAAATTGCAGGAGGATAATATTGCATGAAATCTGGAAATAATGGTTATGGAACTTCTTTCAATTTTCTTTTAACTTgaatatttttttcatttttgttgggttttcctttttttattattattatggtatATGCGCAATATAAAACTGTAGTTGGATCTCTAATTATTGGTGAAATGTTACATTATATATTCTAACCCTTGGAATATTAATTGACAAATTTTTTAAATTGTACTAAATTGTCGTACACCCTTTCGTGCACTTTATTAGTTTTCCGTGTATTCTTCAACTTATATTTTGTCAAACAGGTTATAAATCAAATATTTTAGTCGACAAACATATTATAAATCAAATGTCTTAATGGAAGTGTTGAAGTATATATGCTCCAAGGATATAAATTGGATCTTTTAATGCGGAGTAAGGTAAATATTTTGCATGGTTTTTGGTTAGAATCCGATGATCATTCTCCAATCCATTGTTTCAACTTTAAATGCTTACAagcttttaaatcattttttttcatcaaatattttcttctagcactctcaatatttcttcgagaaatgtttatttttttgtaataatttgtatataattttttttcctcataaatcaattgttacgaatattttttaattatcacccTATTTGTTGCCTACTTGCCTTGCTTATGTATCCTACTAACATATCTCGAAAATAATAGGCAAGAAGACAAACAAGCTAAATAACGCATTCATGAACGATACCgcaaaaataaaagaacataaacaatcaaacccgtgattctcacgggtcacaaaactagttaatggtaaaaaactaaatttagataattttaatttcatagaataatttttaaatcactctcatgcaaagtgaatttaataataataataataataataataataataataataataataataattccttaGCTGGAACAAAACCTTGATGCTCAAGATGTTTTGGAATTTTAATCATAATTGTACCTCTATCTGGATGATTTGGTCCAGAGAGTACATCTTCAGGAACTGCTCATGTTGGGATGCTCCTCCCTCTGAGTGTGGGTCTCTCATTTGGCAGCGGATTCTGCACATCAGAGATGAGTTTGTTCTGAAAGTAGGTTCTCAGGCTGCTGCAAAAGGGCTCTTTCAGACCTGGTATCAGCAGGGTAAGTTCCCTTTGCACGTGGTCTACGCTATCTTTCAGGGGGATTCCCATGAGCTCAGGTGGATGAAGCCTCTTCTGGACAGCATTGTCATACCCAAGCACGCGTTTATTGCTACCATTGCTGCCCAAAATAGCCTGGCTACTGTGGATAATTTGTGTACGAGAGGGATGCAACTTGTTAACCGGTGTTCTCTATGTTATGCTGCAGCTGACTAGTTTGCACCTATTCTTTGAGTGTCCCTTCTCTACAACTTTAATGCATGGCTTGTTAGCATGGCAGGGGATCACCAGACATGTGTTGAGTTTGAAACATGAGTTGTATAAGCTTGCTCTAAATCGAACTCGTAAAGGAAGGAGGAAACTTGCGTGTTGTACACTGGCTGCAGGGGTGTTTATGTTATGGTAGGAGCGGAATCGCAGGATCTTTATGGGAGCTCGGAGAACAGTTGAGCAACTACTTAATTTAGTAAAGTATTTTGTTTGTTTACGAATGTATTCTTGGAAACAAGGGTTCGAGAATGATCACCTCTTATCCTTGCTCTTAGAATAGGTGTTTTTCTTTTTGGTTTTGTTGTAGTTGGGCCTCTTGTAAGATCGGTTTTCTCTTGTTAATGAGAATTACTCACttcttacaaaaaaaaataataataaaaaaaaaaaaaaattaataataataataatctataattataattaaaaagtaagccAAACTATCAATCGTCAACtatatgtcttattttaatttcataagataatttataaaccattctcatgcaaaccttttacattacATTTCTTCTTACTCCATATTTATGTATGTAAAATCAATAACTCTATGATCTAAATACAAAATCTATATATCTAACTTAAAGGCATGCTAAATTACCTATCATAATCTACATGTCATatttatacaataatataaaaagacTACCTTAAGCATATGTATAAGACATGCGACCAACGTAGAATCACTAAAAACTTTCATTTGATAATATGTGACTGATTAATAATATTCATTCATAAAATTAAGATAGAATACttattatcacgtttatgacccctaattcatctctaactcttcattttctctttagctcctctttttcctttttgatGATTCCTTTCTCCCCCTAAATTTGAAATCCTTATTTGATGATAAGTTAATATAAGTAAAGTCTTTAAAATAAGCACTTTTATTTTTTACCCTATTTTTCTAACCTTTTGGCATATTCATATGTTATTGAAACTTTCCATtgcatataatttttattaatcatttgcatttgtgaaaaaaataaagttatatcatacataagatttgttttttatttggtatatgtgactaattaataatattcattCATAGAATTAAGATAAAATACTTAATCACGTTTATGACCAGTTCATAGAatatacatctgaggtagtacctcttattgtttattttctgagttttattttaaagtttttgagttatgctttagtataaagtttttgagcacatttattaaaatgttacactaaaaaaatataatattgctcaaaaactatatttataaatggtaatatgctcagaaaaaatgtaTATATGCTCCTACAAGGtatgaggtactacctcagatgtatatatgctcaaaaactacaaggtatgaggtac
Encoded here:
- the LOC141598742 gene encoding transmembrane emp24 domain-containing protein p24delta9-like, whose protein sequence is MVCFKLVPILLILGFIQLTQSLRFDLKSTHTKCISEDIKSNSMTVGKYHIVNPNEGTPLSDAYKFTVRVTSPYGSNLHTADKVDAGQFAFTTAEAGDYMTCFWIVEHNPPVTVTLDFDWKTGVAAKDWGSVAKKGSIDLMELELKKLLDTVNSIHEEMFYLRDREEEMQNLNRTTNSRMYWLSFLSIVVNLSVAGLLVWHLKTFFERKKLL